GAGGAAATGTCAATTGCAAATTCAGAGTGCAGAATGTTCAAAACAGTAATGGAGAAATAAAGATTACGGATTATGATGATACAACTGGTACTGTTTCAGGAACTTTTAAATTCAATGCGACTAATACAAACAATAGTCCATTTGGAGGGCCAATTTTAAATTTTCAATACGGAGAATTTTATAAAATTCCGATTTATCCATCTATATAATCATTAAGAACCAAAAACATACAACCATCTTCGGATGGTTTTTTTGTTAATTTAATAATAAAGTCCAAATTAATAGCGGTTTAGATTTTATTTAAGTTACCTTTGTAACTGAATTTTAAATAAATAATATGAACATTTTTGTTGGAAGTCTTCCGTTTAGTATTGACGAAGCAGATTTAAGAGAGTCTTTTGAGGCTTATGGTACGGTTAATTCCGTTAAAATTATCACTGATAAATTTACTGGAAGAAGTAAAGGATTCGGTTTCGTTGAAATGGAAAATGACACAGAAGCTGAAAAAGCAATTCAAGAATTAAATGGTGCAACTGTTGAAGGACGTGCTATTGTAGTTAATAAATCTGAACCAAAACCAGAAGGCGAAAGAAGAACTTTCAACAACAACCGTTCAGGCGGTAGCGGTGGAGGTTATAACGGTGGTGGAAACTCACGTGGTGGCGGAAGCTACAGTGGTGGAAACAGCGGTGGTGGAAATAGAGGAAGATACTAGTATATATACTTTATAGATATTTGAAAAGCCAACTCATTGAGTTGGCTTTTTTGTTTTTTGTTGATAACTAAAATTCGTTTTCTGAGTGCTAAAATGTATTTTTGTTTTAGTCATAATAGAAGCTTTTGGTTAATACCTTTTGCCTAATCCCTTACTTGCATGTATTTAATTTTCGATACCGAAACCACTGGATTACCAAAACGTTGGGGTGCACCCATATCTGATACCGACAATTGGCCAAGATGTATTCAAATTGCATGGCAGTTGCATGATGAGTACGGAAATCTTATTGAGCATCAAGATTATCTGGTAAAGCCTGAGGGTTTCAATATTCCTTTTGATGCTGAAAGAATACATGGTATTTCAACAGAATTAGCAGAAGCACAAGGAATCTCATTAGTAGAAGTTTTAGAGAAATTCAATATTGCTTTAGGGAAATCTAAATTCATAGTGGGTCAAAATGTTGGCTTTGATGTCAATATTATGGGTTGTGAATTTTATCGATTAGGGATCAATTCTCCTATGGCTTCTATGCCTGTTCTAGATACTTGTACTGAGGTGACAGCATCACTTTTGAAATTGCCAGGAGGACGAGGAGGAAAATTCAAATTACCCACATTAACCGAATTACATCAGTATCTTTTTGGTGCTCCGTTTGCGGAAGCTCATAATGCTACTGCTGACGTTGAAGCTACCACTCGTTGTTTCTTAGAATTAATTAACAGACAGGTTTTTACCAAAGAAGAGTTAGACGTTCCAGCGGATTATTTTACGAAGTTTAGAGAAAAGAATCCAAAAGAAATTCAGCTTATAGGATTGCAACATATCAATCTGAAACAAGCGTCAGAAGAGATTCGCAAACAATTCCAAAAGAAAGAAGAAGTCGTCATTCCTAATGATTCTGAAAAGGAAATTCATCATGATGTGGCAGATGTTGATTTTGTTCATTTGC
The window above is part of the Flavobacterium sp. N1994 genome. Proteins encoded here:
- a CDS encoding RNA recognition motif domain-containing protein, with the translated sequence MNIFVGSLPFSIDEADLRESFEAYGTVNSVKIITDKFTGRSKGFGFVEMENDTEAEKAIQELNGATVEGRAIVVNKSEPKPEGERRTFNNNRSGGSGGGYNGGGNSRGGGSYSGGNSGGGNRGRY